A single region of the Arthrobacter sp. V1I7 genome encodes:
- a CDS encoding CoA-acylating methylmalonate-semialdehyde dehydrogenase translates to MERIPHFINGALISDADRFGPVFNPATGEQEKEVALASAARVEEAVRAARAALPAWRATSLAKRTNIFFKVRELLLQRRPELAALLTSEHGKVLSDAEGEITRGLENIEFATGLSHMLKGERSEQVAGGVDVHSVRQPVGVVACITPFNFPAMVPLWMIGSALACGNTVLLKPSEKDPSSAVFIAEIFAEAGLPAGVLNVVHGDKEAVDVLLEHPDVKAISFVGSTPIAQSIYKRAADHGKRVQALGGAKNHMVVLPDADLNMAADAAVSAAYGSAGERCMAVSVLVAVGNIADELVDAITTRMATLKIGPGTDPASQMGPLITAEHRDRVASYVAGAADEGATVVVDGRTQEFDSNGFFIGVSLIDHVKPGMKVYDDEIFGPVLSVVRADTYAGAVRLVNDNEFGNGVAIFTRDGGAARQFEFDVEAGMVGVNVPIPVPVGTFSFGGWKNSLFGDTHMYGPESIRFYTRGKVVTTRWPDPSTSVIDLGFPQVD, encoded by the coding sequence ATGGAACGTATTCCGCACTTCATCAACGGCGCCCTGATTTCCGACGCCGATCGCTTCGGCCCGGTCTTCAACCCGGCCACCGGCGAGCAGGAAAAAGAGGTCGCCCTGGCCTCGGCCGCGCGCGTCGAGGAGGCCGTCCGGGCCGCCCGGGCCGCGCTGCCGGCGTGGCGCGCCACGAGCCTGGCCAAGCGCACCAACATCTTCTTCAAGGTCCGTGAACTGCTGCTGCAGCGCCGCCCCGAACTGGCCGCCCTGCTGACCAGCGAACACGGCAAGGTCCTCTCCGACGCCGAAGGCGAGATCACCCGCGGGCTGGAGAACATTGAATTCGCCACCGGCCTGTCCCACATGCTCAAGGGCGAGCGCTCCGAGCAGGTCGCCGGCGGCGTCGACGTCCACTCGGTCCGCCAGCCGGTCGGCGTGGTCGCCTGCATCACCCCGTTCAACTTCCCGGCCATGGTGCCGCTCTGGATGATCGGCAGCGCCCTGGCGTGCGGCAACACCGTGCTGCTCAAGCCCAGCGAGAAGGACCCGTCCTCCGCCGTCTTCATCGCCGAGATCTTTGCCGAGGCGGGCCTGCCCGCCGGTGTGCTCAACGTGGTGCACGGGGACAAGGAAGCTGTGGACGTGCTCCTGGAGCACCCGGACGTCAAGGCCATCAGCTTCGTCGGCTCGACGCCGATCGCCCAGTCCATCTACAAACGCGCCGCTGATCACGGCAAGCGCGTGCAGGCCCTCGGCGGTGCCAAGAACCACATGGTGGTCCTGCCCGACGCGGACCTGAACATGGCCGCCGACGCCGCCGTCTCCGCCGCTTATGGCTCAGCGGGGGAGCGCTGCATGGCGGTCAGCGTGCTCGTCGCCGTCGGCAACATCGCCGACGAACTCGTGGACGCCATCACCACCCGGATGGCGACGCTGAAGATCGGACCCGGCACGGATCCCGCCTCGCAGATGGGCCCGCTCATCACGGCTGAGCACCGCGACAGGGTCGCGTCCTACGTCGCCGGAGCGGCCGACGAAGGCGCCACCGTGGTGGTGGACGGCCGGACGCAGGAGTTCGACTCCAACGGCTTCTTCATCGGCGTCAGCCTGATCGACCACGTCAAGCCGGGCATGAAGGTCTACGACGACGAGATTTTCGGCCCGGTGCTGTCGGTGGTCCGCGCCGATACTTACGCCGGCGCGGTCCGGCTCGTCAACGACAATGAGTTCGGCAACGGCGTGGCGATCTTCACCCGCGACGGCGGCGCGGCCCGGCAGTTCGAGTTCGACGTCGAGGCCGGCATGGTGGGCGTGAACGTGCCGATCCCGGTGCCGGTGGGAACGTTCTCCTTCGGCGGCTGGAAGAACTCGCTCTTCGGTGACACCCACATGTACGGGCCGGAGAGCATCCGCTTCTACACCCGCGGCAAGGTCGTCACGACCCGCTGGCCGGACCCGTCCACTTCGGTGATCGACCTCGGCTTCCCGCAGGTCGACTGA
- the hutI gene encoding imidazolonepropionase gives MSTLVTNIAELMTQDVEHRVLKNAAVVIEGERIAWLGAAADAPAADEAVDAGGRAVLPGWVDSHTHLIFAGDRTAEFEARMAGESYSAGGIAVTTGATRSTSDFDLTRLALGRVAEAVSQGTTYLETKTGYGLDVENEARSARIASSVADEVTYLGAHLVPAGMDPEEYTELVCGPMLSAVRPYVRWADVFCERGAFTEDQSRRVLRACRDAGLGLRVHGNQLGEGPGVQLAVEFGAASVDHVNYLSGDDVGALAGSWAGWDAGAGARRGTVATCLPACDLSTRQPLAPGRELLDAGVQLALASNCNPGTSYTSSMAFCVTTAVLQMRLSVHEAVRAATFGGALALGRDTGNDADGERAVGSIAVGHRADLHLLNAPSATHLAYRPGIPLTHAVWRAGVRAR, from the coding sequence ATGAGCACCCTCGTCACCAACATCGCGGAACTGATGACCCAGGACGTGGAGCACCGCGTCCTGAAAAACGCGGCCGTGGTGATCGAGGGGGAGCGCATCGCCTGGCTCGGCGCCGCCGCCGACGCACCCGCCGCCGACGAGGCCGTGGACGCCGGCGGCCGCGCCGTCCTGCCGGGCTGGGTCGATTCGCACACCCACCTGATTTTCGCCGGGGATCGCACTGCGGAGTTCGAGGCCCGGATGGCGGGCGAGAGCTACAGCGCCGGCGGCATCGCCGTCACCACCGGCGCCACCCGGAGCACCAGCGACTTCGACCTCACGCGGCTGGCGCTGGGCCGCGTGGCCGAGGCCGTCTCGCAGGGCACCACCTATCTGGAGACCAAGACCGGGTACGGCCTGGACGTGGAAAACGAGGCCCGGAGCGCCCGCATCGCGTCCTCAGTGGCGGACGAAGTGACGTACCTCGGGGCGCACCTGGTCCCTGCCGGGATGGATCCCGAGGAGTACACGGAGCTGGTGTGCGGCCCGATGCTGTCCGCGGTCCGCCCCTACGTCCGCTGGGCCGATGTCTTCTGCGAGCGGGGCGCGTTTACCGAAGACCAGTCCCGGCGGGTGCTCCGGGCGTGCCGGGATGCCGGACTGGGGTTGCGCGTCCACGGCAACCAGCTGGGCGAGGGCCCGGGCGTGCAGCTTGCCGTGGAATTCGGCGCAGCTAGCGTGGACCACGTGAACTACCTTTCCGGCGACGACGTCGGGGCCCTCGCCGGGAGCTGGGCCGGCTGGGACGCCGGTGCCGGCGCCAGGCGCGGAACGGTGGCGACGTGCCTGCCGGCCTGCGACCTCTCCACCCGGCAGCCGCTGGCTCCGGGCCGGGAACTGCTGGACGCCGGGGTGCAGCTGGCGCTGGCCTCCAATTGCAACCCCGGGACCTCCTACACGAGCTCGATGGCGTTCTGCGTCACCACCGCCGTGCTGCAGATGCGCCTCAGCGTGCACGAGGCCGTGCGCGCCGCGACCTTCGGCGGGGCGCTGGCGCTTGGCCGGGACACCGGGAACGACGCCGACGGCGAACGCGCGGTGGGGTCGATCGCCGTCGGGCACCGCGCGGACCTGCACCTGCTCAACGCGCCTTCCGCCACCCATCTGGCCTACCGGCCCGGCATCCCGCTCACCCACGCGGTCTGGCGGGCAGGCGTCCGGGCCCGCTGA
- a CDS encoding bifunctional o-acetylhomoserine/o-acetylserine sulfhydrylase, translated as MSNAWSFETRQIHAGQQPDSATGARSLPIYQTTSFVFPSAESAANRFALAELAPIYTRIGNPTQDAVEQRVASLEGGLGALLLSSGQAAETFAILNIAEAGDHVVASPSLYGGTYNLLAHTLKKFGISVTFVEDPDNLEQWRGAVRPNTKLFFGEVVSNPRQDVLDIEGISAVAHDAGVPLIVDNTLSTPYLIRPIEWGADIVVHSATKYLGGHGAAIAGVIVDSGNFDFGAEPERFPGFNTPDPTYNGIVYARDLGKDGALGANLSYILKARVQLLRDLGSAVSPFNAFLIAQGIETLSLRVERHVANATRVAEWLEARADVESVAYAGLPSSPWYERGRKYGPKGTGAVVSFILAGGAEAGQRFVDALELHSHVANIGDVRSLVIHPASTTHSQLSPEQQTIAGVHPGLVRLSVGLEHIDDILADLDAGFRAAKAG; from the coding sequence ATGTCCAACGCCTGGTCCTTTGAAACCCGCCAGATCCACGCCGGCCAGCAGCCGGACAGTGCCACCGGCGCCCGTTCCCTGCCCATCTACCAGACGACGTCGTTCGTGTTTCCCAGCGCCGAAAGCGCAGCCAATCGCTTCGCGCTCGCCGAACTTGCGCCGATCTACACCCGGATCGGCAATCCCACCCAGGATGCCGTGGAGCAGCGGGTGGCGAGCCTGGAGGGCGGACTCGGGGCGCTGCTGCTCAGCTCCGGCCAGGCCGCCGAGACCTTCGCGATCCTCAACATCGCGGAAGCCGGTGACCATGTCGTCGCCAGCCCCAGCCTGTACGGCGGAACTTACAACCTGCTGGCCCATACGCTGAAGAAATTCGGGATCTCCGTGACGTTCGTGGAGGATCCGGACAATCTGGAGCAGTGGCGCGGTGCGGTCCGGCCCAACACGAAACTGTTCTTCGGCGAGGTGGTCTCCAACCCGCGCCAGGACGTCCTCGACATTGAGGGAATTTCCGCCGTGGCCCACGACGCCGGCGTGCCGCTGATCGTGGACAACACCCTCTCCACGCCCTACCTGATCCGCCCGATCGAGTGGGGTGCGGACATCGTGGTGCACTCCGCCACCAAGTACCTCGGCGGCCACGGCGCCGCGATCGCTGGCGTCATTGTCGACTCCGGCAACTTCGACTTCGGCGCCGAGCCGGAGCGGTTCCCGGGCTTCAACACCCCCGACCCGACCTACAACGGCATCGTCTACGCGCGGGACCTCGGCAAGGACGGCGCGCTCGGCGCAAACCTCTCCTACATCCTCAAGGCGCGCGTCCAGCTGCTGCGCGACCTGGGCTCCGCCGTCTCGCCGTTCAACGCCTTCCTCATCGCCCAGGGCATCGAGACCCTGAGCCTGCGCGTCGAGCGCCACGTTGCCAACGCCACCAGGGTCGCCGAATGGCTCGAAGCCCGGGCCGACGTCGAATCGGTTGCCTACGCCGGGCTGCCATCCAGCCCCTGGTATGAGCGCGGCCGCAAGTATGGGCCTAAAGGCACCGGAGCCGTGGTCTCGTTCATTCTCGCCGGGGGAGCGGAGGCCGGCCAGCGCTTCGTCGATGCCCTTGAGCTGCACTCCCACGTGGCGAACATCGGCGACGTGCGTTCGCTGGTCATCCACCCGGCCTCCACCACCCACAGCCAGCTCTCGCCCGAACAGCAGACCATCGCAGGCGTCCATCCGGGCCTGGTCCGGCTTTCCGTGGGACTGGAGCACATTGACGACATCCTCGCCGACCTCGACGCCGGCTTCCGCGCGGCCAAGGCCGGCTGA
- a CDS encoding VOC family protein, with product MRMDHVSYACERDGLAATTERIATALGVDAVKGGVHPRFGTRNMIIPLAGHKYLEVVEVLNHPASDKAPFGQAVRARSESGGGWMGWCVEVDDLAPFEDRLGRAAVNGNRKFPDGRELVWKQIGILGLIADPQVPYMLKWEGDPELHPSNAYPSDVKMTALTIAGSADRVTEWLGEPVEKPLEDVAVNWLAPHGTPGILSVTFETSAGAVTI from the coding sequence ATGCGCATGGATCACGTCTCTTACGCCTGTGAACGAGATGGCTTGGCAGCCACCACCGAACGTATTGCAACTGCCCTCGGCGTCGACGCCGTGAAGGGCGGAGTACACCCCCGCTTCGGGACCCGCAACATGATCATCCCCCTCGCGGGACACAAATACCTCGAAGTCGTCGAGGTCCTGAACCACCCCGCCTCGGACAAGGCTCCGTTCGGCCAGGCCGTACGCGCCCGCTCCGAATCTGGCGGCGGCTGGATGGGCTGGTGCGTCGAGGTTGACGACCTGGCACCGTTCGAGGACCGGCTCGGCCGCGCCGCCGTCAACGGCAACCGGAAGTTCCCCGACGGCCGCGAGCTTGTCTGGAAGCAGATCGGCATCCTGGGGCTCATCGCCGATCCCCAGGTTCCCTACATGCTCAAGTGGGAGGGCGATCCGGAACTGCACCCGTCCAACGCCTACCCGAGCGACGTCAAGATGACTGCGCTGACCATCGCCGGCTCGGCGGACCGCGTCACGGAGTGGCTGGGCGAACCGGTGGAGAAGCCGCTGGAAGATGTCGCCGTCAACTGGCTGGCCCCGCACGGCACGCCCGGCATCCTGTCCGTCACCTTCGAGACGTCTGCCGGAGCCGTCACCATCTGA
- a CDS encoding histidine phosphatase family protein yields MSAPGKIIMIRHGQSAANADTSIYNRVPDYRIPLTELGLGQARAAGEQVRRLLDGRRVCVYVSPYLRAYQTLEALDLGPLTERVIEEPRLREQDWANFQIAGDIEDQKELRNAYGHFFYRFREGESGSDVYDRISSFMETLHRHWSKPNYAPNALFVTHGLTMRLFCMRWFHWSVEYFESLNNPDNAEVRTLLRTGGGKYELDKPFSQWVDRRVDETVLDAPPMFF; encoded by the coding sequence ATGAGTGCGCCCGGCAAAATCATTATGATCCGGCACGGCCAGTCCGCCGCCAACGCCGACACCTCGATCTACAACCGGGTGCCGGATTACCGGATTCCGCTGACCGAGCTGGGCCTCGGGCAGGCCCGGGCTGCCGGCGAACAGGTCCGGCGCCTGCTGGACGGCCGGCGGGTCTGCGTCTACGTGTCCCCCTACCTTCGGGCCTACCAGACCCTGGAGGCACTCGACCTCGGGCCGCTGACCGAACGGGTGATCGAGGAACCGCGGCTGCGGGAGCAGGACTGGGCGAACTTCCAGATCGCCGGCGACATCGAAGACCAGAAGGAGCTCCGGAACGCCTACGGGCACTTTTTCTACCGCTTCCGGGAGGGCGAGTCCGGCTCCGATGTGTACGACAGGATCTCCTCGTTCATGGAAACGCTGCACCGGCACTGGTCCAAGCCCAACTACGCTCCGAACGCCCTGTTCGTCACGCACGGGCTGACGATGCGGCTGTTCTGCATGCGCTGGTTCCATTGGTCCGTGGAGTACTTCGAGTCCCTCAACAACCCGGACAACGCCGAGGTCCGCACCCTGCTGCGGACCGGCGGCGGCAAATATGAGCTGGACAAGCCCTTCAGCCAATGGGTGGACCGACGCGTGGACGAAACCGTCCTGGATGCTCCGCCGATGTTCTTCTAG
- the mmsB gene encoding 3-hydroxyisobutyrate dehydrogenase: protein MAVIAWIGLGNMGGSMSVNLAKAGHEVRGFDLNAEAVAAAEAGGVKPAGSIAGAVEGADVVFTMLPKGEHARAVYLGEDGVLAHADTRTLLVDSSTIDIASAQALHDAAAAAGFRFVDAPVSGGMSGAKAATLTFMIGGEAGAVAEATEYIRPMAANIIPTGGATTGQAAKICNNLMLFINLASTAEGAVLADRLGLDKQVFWDIASVSSGDSWALRTWYPVAGVVPTAASNNDFTPTFTTELANKDIGLAISAARDTGTPLEIGEHVQQLFQRLIDSGESGKDCSMIIKLIDGSLESAK from the coding sequence ATGGCAGTAATCGCTTGGATCGGACTGGGGAACATGGGCGGGTCCATGTCGGTGAATCTGGCGAAGGCCGGGCACGAGGTCAGGGGCTTCGACCTCAACGCGGAGGCCGTCGCGGCCGCCGAAGCAGGTGGCGTGAAGCCGGCCGGCAGCATCGCCGGGGCTGTCGAGGGCGCCGACGTCGTGTTCACGATGCTGCCCAAGGGTGAGCACGCCCGCGCCGTGTACCTGGGCGAGGACGGCGTCCTGGCCCACGCGGACACCCGGACGCTCCTGGTGGACTCCTCCACGATCGATATCGCCTCCGCGCAGGCGCTGCACGACGCCGCGGCTGCCGCCGGCTTCCGCTTCGTCGATGCCCCGGTCTCCGGCGGCATGAGCGGCGCGAAGGCGGCAACCCTGACCTTCATGATCGGCGGCGAGGCAGGCGCCGTCGCCGAGGCCACCGAATACATCCGTCCGATGGCGGCGAACATCATCCCGACCGGCGGCGCGACCACCGGCCAGGCCGCGAAGATCTGCAATAACCTCATGCTCTTCATCAACCTGGCCTCGACCGCGGAGGGTGCCGTCCTGGCGGACCGCCTCGGACTGGACAAGCAGGTCTTCTGGGACATCGCCTCCGTCTCCTCCGGCGACAGCTGGGCCCTGCGCACCTGGTATCCGGTGGCCGGCGTCGTGCCGACCGCCGCCTCCAACAACGACTTCACCCCGACCTTCACCACGGAGCTGGCAAACAAGGACATCGGACTGGCCATCAGCGCCGCACGTGACACCGGCACTCCGCTGGAAATCGGCGAGCACGTCCAGCAGCTGTTCCAGCGCCTCATCGACTCCGGCGAGTCCGGCAAGGACTGCTCGATGATCATCAAACTCATCGACGGCTCCCTCGAGTCCGCCAAGTAG
- a CDS encoding homoserine O-acetyltransferase, which produces MTIAATRTGAPISITADTPASRPAAVAGPGTVPDGTVQYLRIGDLELESGSRLPDVTLAYETWGTLNADRSNAVLIEHALTGDTHVTRGASEEPGWWEQLAGPGAPVDTDRYFVVSINILGGCYGSTGPSTTAPDGKPWGSRFPLVTLRDTTAAEARLADALGIRSWYAVLGGSLGGARALEWAVTFPERVRRCAVISIGASSTAEQIAFAQAQTLAIRQDPGFNGGDYYGGPGPEAGLALARRIAHITYRSAAELDGRFGRNAQESEAPLQAGSLSGRGRYQVESYLDHQGNKLVRRFDANSYIAITEALMSHDVSRGRGALEEALAPSTAEFLVAAVDSDRLYFPAQSRALAEALPGTVEVQVIQAPIGHDGFLTEIGQLNGQLRENFFG; this is translated from the coding sequence ATGACGATTGCCGCCACCCGCACGGGTGCACCCATAAGCATCACCGCCGACACGCCGGCCAGCCGCCCAGCAGCGGTGGCAGGTCCTGGCACCGTTCCTGACGGGACGGTGCAATATCTCCGGATCGGTGACCTTGAGCTCGAGTCCGGCTCCCGGCTGCCCGATGTCACCCTCGCCTATGAAACCTGGGGAACCCTCAACGCGGACCGCTCCAACGCGGTGCTGATCGAGCATGCGCTCACCGGCGACACCCACGTCACCCGCGGTGCCAGCGAGGAGCCCGGCTGGTGGGAACAGCTCGCCGGCCCCGGAGCCCCAGTGGACACCGACCGGTACTTCGTGGTCTCCATCAACATCCTGGGCGGCTGCTACGGCTCCACCGGGCCCTCCACGACCGCTCCGGACGGAAAACCCTGGGGCTCCCGGTTCCCGCTGGTGACCCTGCGCGACACCACGGCAGCCGAAGCCCGGCTGGCGGACGCCCTCGGCATCCGGAGCTGGTACGCGGTCCTGGGCGGATCCCTCGGCGGGGCCCGCGCCCTGGAGTGGGCCGTGACCTTCCCGGAGCGGGTCCGGCGCTGCGCCGTGATTTCCATCGGAGCCAGCAGCACCGCCGAACAGATCGCTTTCGCCCAGGCCCAGACGCTCGCCATCCGCCAGGATCCCGGCTTCAACGGCGGGGACTACTACGGCGGCCCGGGACCCGAGGCGGGCCTTGCCCTGGCACGGCGCATCGCGCACATCACCTACCGCTCCGCGGCCGAGCTGGACGGACGCTTCGGCCGGAATGCCCAGGAATCAGAGGCCCCGTTGCAGGCCGGGTCGCTGTCCGGCCGGGGCCGTTACCAGGTGGAAAGCTACCTCGACCACCAGGGCAACAAACTCGTCCGGCGATTCGACGCGAACAGCTATATCGCCATCACCGAGGCCCTCATGAGCCACGACGTCAGCCGCGGCCGCGGGGCACTCGAGGAGGCCCTGGCGCCGTCCACGGCGGAGTTCCTGGTGGCAGCCGTGGACTCGGACCGGCTGTATTTCCCGGCCCAGTCCCGCGCCCTCGCGGAGGCCCTGCCCGGGACCGTGGAGGTGCAGGTGATCCAGGCACCGATCGGCCACGACGGTTTCCTGACCGAGATCGGCCAGCTCAACGGGCAGCTCCGGGAGAACTTCTTCGGCTAG
- a CDS encoding MFS transporter, translating to MSTQNAARRPEEPDVKSSGLRKVVTASMAGTVVEWYEFFLYASAATLVFGKLFFPNSGTELDGIIAAFVTYAVGFVARPIGGIVFGHFGDKFGRKQLLQLSIILVGVATFAMGCLPTFQQIGYWAPALLVFLRFVQGFAVGGEWGGAVLLVAEHSPSKSRGFWSSWPQSAVPMGNLLATGVLFALSSLLSPAEFLSWGWRVAFWLSAVIVIVGYYIRTKVQDAPIFLEARKEVVVEHKGYGVAEVFRRYPRGVFTAMGLRFAENILYYLVVTFSITYLKIIVQTDTSRILLLLLIAHFIHFCAVPMVGKLSDAYGRKPVYMAGAILGGTWGFFAFPMMDTKNDLIILAAITIGLLFHALMYAGQPAIMAEMFPTRMRYSGVSLGYQVTSIVAGSLAPIIATALLSQFKSSVPVALYLLGACMVTVFAVFMLKETRGISLHDVDAADAQGTADLLATGKK from the coding sequence ATGAGCACGCAAAACGCCGCCAGGCGCCCCGAAGAGCCCGACGTCAAGTCGTCCGGCCTGAGGAAGGTGGTGACGGCCTCCATGGCCGGCACCGTTGTTGAATGGTACGAGTTCTTCCTCTATGCCTCGGCCGCTACCCTCGTCTTCGGCAAGCTGTTCTTCCCGAATTCCGGCACCGAGCTGGACGGCATCATTGCCGCCTTCGTGACGTACGCCGTCGGCTTCGTGGCCCGCCCCATCGGCGGCATCGTCTTCGGCCACTTCGGCGACAAGTTCGGCCGCAAGCAGCTCCTCCAGCTCAGCATCATCCTGGTCGGCGTCGCTACCTTCGCCATGGGCTGCCTCCCGACGTTCCAGCAGATCGGCTACTGGGCGCCGGCCCTGCTCGTCTTCCTCCGCTTCGTCCAGGGCTTCGCCGTCGGCGGCGAATGGGGCGGCGCGGTCCTCCTCGTGGCCGAGCACAGCCCCAGCAAGTCCCGCGGCTTCTGGTCCTCCTGGCCGCAGTCCGCAGTTCCGATGGGCAACCTGCTCGCCACCGGTGTGCTTTTCGCGCTGTCCTCGCTGCTCTCTCCCGCCGAATTCCTCAGCTGGGGCTGGCGCGTGGCGTTCTGGCTCTCCGCCGTGATCGTGATCGTCGGCTACTACATCCGCACCAAGGTCCAGGACGCCCCCATCTTCCTGGAGGCCCGCAAGGAAGTTGTCGTTGAGCACAAGGGCTATGGCGTCGCCGAGGTCTTCCGCCGCTACCCGCGCGGCGTCTTCACCGCCATGGGCCTGCGCTTCGCGGAGAACATCCTCTACTACCTCGTGGTCACCTTCTCCATCACCTACCTGAAGATCATCGTCCAGACCGACACGTCCCGGATCCTGCTGCTCCTGCTGATCGCGCACTTCATCCACTTCTGCGCGGTGCCGATGGTCGGCAAGCTCTCGGACGCCTACGGCCGCAAGCCGGTCTACATGGCCGGCGCCATCCTCGGCGGCACCTGGGGCTTCTTCGCCTTCCCGATGATGGACACCAAGAACGACCTCATCATCCTGGCCGCCATCACCATCGGCCTGCTGTTCCATGCCCTCATGTACGCCGGGCAGCCGGCCATCATGGCGGAGATGTTCCCGACCCGGATGCGCTACTCCGGCGTCTCGCTCGGCTACCAGGTCACCTCGATCGTGGCCGGTTCGCTGGCTCCGATCATCGCCACCGCGCTGCTGAGCCAGTTCAAGTCCTCCGTACCGGTGGCGCTCTACCTCCTCGGCGCCTGCATGGTGACCGTCTTCGCGGTGTTCATGCTCAAGGAAACCCGCGGGATCTCGCTCCACGACGTCGACGCCGCCGATGCCCAGGGCACCGCGGACCTGCTTGCCACCGGCAAGAAATAA
- a CDS encoding LysR family transcriptional regulator: MRRLPSPDDLLILLTVARLGRFNAVAETLGTTHTTISRRILALDKQLGGRTLERSPHGWELTELGSQAVAAAEAIEGTLGALSSTIARTGDLLAGMVRIATPDGFGAAFVAPALVRLQQEHPLLNVEILSATRKVSQNRSGVDLEVVVGNLDVTNAQTIFLSNYFLRLYASPQYARERGLPLTLDDVRQHGFVSYVESALQVAELGHRSTQLPVPRNSFQATSIFAQLEAVRRGAGIGLLPNFMVVGNPDFLPVLPDDFQRQLPIWAVARSESLRSAPVQAVIEAVRIEISERQAVLAG; this comes from the coding sequence TTGAGGCGGCTTCCGAGCCCCGATGACCTGCTGATCCTGCTGACCGTCGCCCGGCTGGGTCGGTTCAATGCGGTCGCGGAGACACTGGGCACCACCCACACGACCATCTCCCGCCGGATCCTCGCCCTGGACAAGCAGCTTGGCGGGCGCACCCTGGAGCGGAGCCCGCACGGCTGGGAGCTGACCGAGCTCGGCAGCCAGGCGGTCGCCGCGGCGGAAGCCATCGAGGGCACGCTGGGAGCGCTGTCCAGCACCATCGCCCGGACCGGAGATCTGCTGGCGGGCATGGTCCGGATCGCGACGCCGGACGGTTTCGGTGCCGCTTTCGTCGCTCCGGCGCTCGTGCGCCTGCAGCAGGAACATCCCCTGCTCAACGTGGAGATTCTCAGCGCCACCCGTAAGGTCAGCCAGAACCGCTCCGGAGTGGACCTTGAAGTGGTGGTAGGGAACCTGGACGTGACCAATGCGCAGACCATTTTCCTGAGCAACTACTTTCTGCGGCTCTACGCCAGCCCGCAGTACGCCCGGGAGCGCGGACTGCCGCTCACGCTCGACGACGTCCGGCAGCACGGTTTTGTCTCCTACGTGGAGTCCGCGCTCCAGGTTGCGGAACTCGGCCACCGCTCAACCCAGCTCCCGGTGCCGCGCAACAGTTTCCAGGCCACCAGCATCTTCGCCCAGCTCGAGGCCGTCCGACGCGGCGCGGGTATCGGGCTGCTGCCCAATTTCATGGTGGTGGGGAACCCGGACTTCCTGCCGGTCCTGCCCGACGACTTCCAGCGCCAGCTTCCCATCTGGGCGGTGGCACGCTCGGAATCGCTGCGCTCCGCCCCCGTGCAGGCCGTGATCGAGGCGGTCCGGATCGAGATTTCCGAACGCCAGGCAGTGCTCGCCGGCTGA
- a CDS encoding CPBP family intramembrane glutamic endopeptidase, which produces MLVPSRRRLRIEVWIVLGLSLGQSAVYSVVQLLDKMTRAPLAEGTSTLNRPQSSREYFDLTYQLLDIVFALVPVVLVIYFLTEHRLPGSGGLSGNSGSGGTAFRKLGFDFARPGKDLLQGLGLAALIGIPSLGLYAAGRALGITTTIIPSALDAYWWTVPVLILSAVRHGIVEEVIVVGYLLDRLGKFGWSMPLAIFASAMLRGSYHLYQGFGPFIGNAVMGVVFALVYTRTRRVMPLVIAHALLDIVAFVGFSLFGKAIGLG; this is translated from the coding sequence ATGTTGGTTCCTTCACGCCGCCGGCTTCGGATCGAAGTCTGGATTGTCCTGGGTCTGTCGCTGGGGCAGTCGGCCGTGTACTCCGTGGTGCAGCTGCTGGACAAGATGACCAGGGCGCCGCTGGCGGAGGGGACCTCCACGCTGAACCGCCCGCAAAGCAGCCGCGAGTACTTCGACCTGACCTACCAGCTGCTGGACATCGTCTTTGCGCTGGTGCCGGTGGTCCTCGTGATCTACTTCCTCACCGAGCACCGCCTGCCCGGAAGCGGCGGCCTGTCCGGAAACAGCGGGTCCGGCGGCACAGCCTTCCGTAAGCTGGGCTTCGACTTTGCCAGGCCCGGAAAGGACCTGCTGCAGGGACTGGGCCTGGCGGCGCTGATCGGAATCCCCTCGCTGGGCCTTTACGCTGCGGGCCGGGCGCTGGGGATCACGACGACGATCATCCCGAGCGCATTGGACGCCTATTGGTGGACGGTGCCGGTGCTGATCCTTTCCGCGGTGCGGCACGGGATTGTGGAGGAAGTCATCGTGGTGGGCTACCTGCTGGACCGGCTGGGCAAGTTCGGCTGGAGCATGCCCCTGGCCATCTTCGCGAGCGCCATGCTCCGCGGCAGCTACCACCTCTACCAAGGCTTCGGCCCGTTCATCGGCAACGCGGTGATGGGCGTGGTTTTCGCCCTGGTCTACACCCGGACCCGCCGGGTGATGCCGCTCGTCATTGCCCATGCGCTGCTGGACATCGTGGCGTTCGTCGGCTTCAGCCTCTTCGGCAAGGCCATCGGCCTGGGCTGA